Part of the Acidobacteriota bacterium genome, CATGGCCTGTACCGCGTTGACGGCCAGGTTGATGAAGACTTGCTCCAACTGGCGGGGGTCGGCTTGCAGGGGCCGGACCGGCTGAAAATCGGTTTCCAGCGCGACGTCATTTTGCTCCAGGCGGTCCTGAAGCGATCCCAGGCTTTGCTCCAGCACCTTTTTGACATCTACGGGCTGGGCCTGCGGCTTGGCAGGACGGGCCAGTCCCATCAGGTCGCGGACGATTTTGGCGATGCGCTCGGACTGCTGCAGGACGTTGCTCAGGGCATCCCGCTGTTTGCGCGAGGAAGCGCTGGAGAGGAGCAACTGGGATTGAGCCGAGATGATGGTGAGGGGGTTGTTGATTTCGTGAGCGGCTCCCGCCGCCAGGCGCCCCACCGAGGCCAGCCGCTCGCTCTGGGAGAGCTTGCTGCGGACGCTTTCCTGCTGGCGCGACATGCGTGCCAGCAGCTCGTTTTGGCGGTCCAGCTCGTCGAAGAGCATGATCCGTTCCAGGCAGATGGCCAGGCTGCGGGCGAATTGTTGCAGCATTTCGGCCGCCTCGCCCCGCTTCTCCTCCTGCGACTGCAGGTCGAGATCGGCGAAAATCTGTCCCAGGATGCGTCGTCCCGAGGTGAGAGGAACCACCAGCAGATCAGGCGAGCGCAGCGCTCCCCGCACTTCGTGAGGAGCTTCCAGGTCCTCTCCCGCGGCCTCCAGGCTGCGGATGATCAGAGCCACCTGCTGGCGCTGGGGAAGTCGGGTCAGGTCGTCTCCGGCATCGGTGGTGAGGGAAAACTCGATGCGCTGAGGCGATGATGAGCCGTGCACCAGCAACCAGCCTTCGAATCCCTTGTGAGCGGGCTGCGGCGCCACCGCTACCAGCCGGCGCGTCTTCAGCACCCGGCTGAGCAACTCGACGGCCACCTTCAGACCCGAGGCGCAAGAAGAGGGAGGGTTGACGGTTTCCTGCAGGACTCGGATCGACTCCATGATGCGCTGGCGGCGCATCAGTTCTGCGTTGCGGCTTTGCAGGTCGAGGTGAATGCGCGTCAGTTCGCGGTTGGCCCTCGTCACCGTCCCCATGTAAAGCTCGGCGCTGTCGCCGCCCTGCCAGTCGAATTGGGCCGCCACGTCGTCGTAGTCGCGCAGGATGCGGGAGGAAATGTCGACCAGGTCGGCCACCGGCAGTCCCGAGCGCGCGCTCAAGACGTCCAGGTCGAAGAGCGTCACGGCGTTGCCGCTGGCTCCGAAGCGGAAGTGGTGGCAGAGGCTGTCGGCGCAACCCACGATGAAGGCCGTGTGCTGATGAGGACGGTCTCCGAAGTGGCTGGGCGGCTGATGGTGCAGCCAGGCCGCATTGCGGATGGAGTCGGGGAAGTGCCAGTGCTCCATCAGCGTCTTGGCCACCCAGGTGTGTCCCGCGCCCAATATGCGCTCCTCAACCGCCAGCAACGGCTCCTCGCGGTCGCGAGCTTCCTTGAGGACAGCGTCATACTTTTGACGGTCCCACTTCAAGAGCACCAGTTTTCCGATGTCGTGGAGCAGTCCGGCCAGGAATGCTTCTTTGGCATTCTTGTGTCCCAGCCGGTCGGCAAGAGCTTCGCTGGCCAGCGCGCAGGTCATGCTGTGGCGCCAGAACTCGCACAAGGGCATTTCGCTGTCTTTTTCATCGCGGAAGAGATCCACGACGATGACCGAGAGAGCGGCGCTGCGCACCAGATCGAGCCCCAGCAGGGCAGTGGCCCGGTCAATGCTGGCGATCCGTCCTGAAAAGCCGAAAGCGGGCGAATTGGCAAGGCGCAGGATCTTGGAGGCCAAAGACTGGTCGGCTTGCAGAATCCTGGCAACCTCCCGCAATCCGGCATCCGGGTCGGAGGCCACCGAAATCAGCTTCAAAACCACCGGCGAAACCGTGGGAAGCTCCTCCAGCCCTTCGATGAAACGCTTGATTTCTTGCAGCATAAGTTACCGCCCGCTGGAAAGCTCCATGAGGCGAGCCGCGGCCCGCCCTTACCCAGGCTTATCGGCCCGCGGGCGAGGGGACTTTATCGGGCCCGGCCGGGGCGCCCAATCAAGCGGCGGTAGCGGGAATGGAAAAAAGGGCGCAAGAACTGCCAGCTCTTGCGCCCGTTCAGGGGAGGAGAGACGAATCGAGATGATGCTGACTAGCTGAAGAGCGAATACGACGGGTTTTCGCCGTAAGAGGCGGCGGCGTCCACCGCACCGTAACGAGTCTCGGGATTGGTGGGCTTGGACTCAGCCCAGCAGTTGTTGTCGTGGCGCCGCATGCGCTCCAACTGCTTGTAGCAAACTTCGTGATAATGCCAGACCTGAGGCTTCAGGTTGCATCCGCTGGCCCGCTGCTCGCTGATGATGCGGCCTTCGATCTTGTTGCCGCAGATTCCGCAAAAATCGCGCACCGGACGCTCCAGAGGGTCGCCCTGATGAGAAGGCTGCTGAGGACGCAGCGCTTCTTCCGTCAGCGGCAGGACTTCGTTGCGGACCAGGCGCAGTTTGGGAGCCGCCTCGATGACCCTAGACTGGGGCTGGGCTTTCCCGTTCCAGGAATTAGTGGCTTTGGCTGTGCTGTTCATGAAAGTGCTCCAATTCGCAAGTGTCAATTTTTTGACGCTGCTTCGAAAACTGCCTTCGATTTCCCGTCCCCAGAGGCCGTGAAGAGCCGCCGGAGAACCCTTTTTGGGCTGAAACTCAGGGTTGTATTTCAGACGGAGGTAGTAGGAAGCACGTCGGGTGCCAAAAAAGTCGTGGTTTCGGTAAGCGAGCGGGTGCGGCCCTCCTTCGCCCCTCCTTCGCCAGAGGCTATGGAGGGCAAGCAAGGCCATGGAGGGCGAGCGGCTCGACAGCGCCCTTTAGTCGCTCGATATCTTCTTGTGCTCGCGGGTGAGTTGGCGGACCAGCCACAACCAGACCAGCACCACGCAGAAGACCATCACCGAGAATCCTTGCGGCCCCAAGTTGAGGACTTCGGCGCCCAGGGCCACGAAGCCGGCTGAGATAACGTCTCCGGCCCGCACGAAAAAGGTGTCGATGGCCATCTTGGCCTTGTACTTCATCTCCCGGCTGGTGGGCAGGTAGAGGGCGGCCCGCAGGGTGTTCATGAGGGAGTAGTCGGTGGCGTTCTCGGCGATCTTGACCACCATGATGACGGCCAACACGGGAACCAGTGCAATGCTGCCGTAGGCGATGAGTGCGATGAAGGGAAGGATGTAGACCGACTTGCGCACCCCCAGGTGTTTGAAGATGCGCGACACCAGGAAGACCTGG contains:
- a CDS encoding HDOD domain-containing protein is translated as MLQEIKRFIEGLEELPTVSPVVLKLISVASDPDAGLREVARILQADQSLASKILRLANSPAFGFSGRIASIDRATALLGLDLVRSAALSVIVVDLFRDEKDSEMPLCEFWRHSMTCALASEALADRLGHKNAKEAFLAGLLHDIGKLVLLKWDRQKYDAVLKEARDREEPLLAVEERILGAGHTWVAKTLMEHWHFPDSIRNAAWLHHQPPSHFGDRPHQHTAFIVGCADSLCHHFRFGASGNAVTLFDLDVLSARSGLPVADLVDISSRILRDYDDVAAQFDWQGGDSAELYMGTVTRANRELTRIHLDLQSRNAELMRRQRIMESIRVLQETVNPPSSCASGLKVAVELLSRVLKTRRLVAVAPQPAHKGFEGWLLVHGSSSPQRIEFSLTTDAGDDLTRLPQRQQVALIIRSLEAAGEDLEAPHEVRGALRSPDLLVVPLTSGRRILGQIFADLDLQSQEEKRGEAAEMLQQFARSLAICLERIMLFDELDRQNELLARMSRQQESVRSKLSQSERLASVGRLAAGAAHEINNPLTIISAQSQLLLSSASSRKQRDALSNVLQQSERIAKIVRDLMGLARPAKPQAQPVDVKKVLEQSLGSLQDRLEQNDVALETDFQPVRPLQADPRQLEQVFINLAVNAVQAMQGGGRLTVRLKPDAQRQGVLIDFSDTGHGIADDHLKSIFDPFFSTKKEGQGVGLGLAICHSIVQAHSGEVRVSSRLGEGTTFTIRLPQRGVAGSPPSPPRSSQVPRLRPVPSGCQRVLIVDREAALSRILAETLSPHGFKVDTADDSDQARQMAAETDYSAAVVDMRLNGACESKLVKHLNKTRPKIKIIATSGSTDKNEFAAVKDLAALCLRKPFHPQRLLEALHQALQPGRTAAPPFRERSASA